A single region of the Jatrophihabitans sp. GAS493 genome encodes:
- a CDS encoding nucleotidyl transferase AbiEii/AbiGii toxin family protein: protein MSPESAVVWREENRDIFAQTIAAAAEQLSIPQLAVEKDYWVCQALRAIEEDAPGETIFKGGTSLEKQRLIERFSEDIDLLVIGAYDSRRAVERAMKGMCTAAQNALPGSVAEKRNSGGKPGSMHRSVYLSAPLSPQATSSAIADPGGILVELGQSGGDHPVNRRPVTSILARQLAAADIPIEAFADLAPFEVLMLHPGRTLLEKLLRVNNFVVDAARRSDHGWPRIGRQFYDIWALLGNDQVLTFLRDRVTAAGVLADCIRVSEDFLPDLPPPGGGFAACEAFNPDWDHASQLRAEHENAMRDLYYGAARPPNYDEVIDRIRANAKLLDLVL from the coding sequence GTGAGTCCGGAGTCTGCGGTCGTTTGGCGTGAGGAGAATCGTGACATCTTCGCCCAGACGATCGCAGCGGCCGCCGAGCAGCTCTCGATCCCCCAGTTAGCGGTCGAGAAGGACTACTGGGTCTGCCAGGCGCTGCGTGCGATCGAGGAAGACGCGCCGGGGGAGACGATCTTCAAGGGGGGCACCAGCCTGGAGAAGCAGCGACTCATCGAGCGCTTCTCCGAAGACATCGACCTGCTCGTCATCGGCGCATACGACTCACGGCGTGCGGTAGAGCGGGCGATGAAAGGGATGTGCACCGCCGCGCAGAACGCCCTGCCTGGGAGCGTCGCGGAGAAGCGCAACAGCGGCGGCAAGCCGGGCTCGATGCACCGCAGTGTCTACCTGAGTGCCCCGCTGTCACCGCAGGCCACCAGCTCCGCCATCGCCGACCCGGGCGGCATCCTCGTCGAACTCGGTCAATCCGGGGGAGACCACCCGGTGAACCGTCGACCGGTGACGAGCATCCTGGCCCGGCAGCTTGCGGCCGCTGACATCCCGATAGAGGCCTTCGCCGATCTGGCACCGTTCGAAGTGTTGATGCTGCACCCGGGACGGACGCTGCTCGAGAAGCTGCTGCGCGTCAACAACTTCGTTGTGGATGCTGCTCGCCGCTCCGATCACGGATGGCCCCGTATCGGGCGCCAGTTCTATGACATCTGGGCGCTCCTTGGCAACGACCAGGTGCTGACGTTCCTGCGCGATCGAGTGACCGCTGCCGGTGTGCTCGCCGACTGCATCCGAGTGTCTGAGGACTTTTTGCCAGACCTGCCGCCGCCCGGCGGGGGCTTCGCCGCCTGCGAGGCGTTCAACCCCGATTGGGATCACGCCAGCCAACTACGCGCAGAACACGAGAACGCGATGCGCGATCTGTACTACGGCGCGGCGAGACCACCGAACTACGACGAAGTGATCGACCGGATTCGAGCCAATGCCAAGCTGCTTGACCTCGTTCTCTAG
- a CDS encoding DEAD/DEAH box helicase, with amino-acid sequence MWARERRIGQNPVRQLLVRECNSVEVDQGNDGSWSIRSPYGAWPARRGSAIGPDGPLTANLPMLDSGRGPIHWRGSREPLPPEQVLASFDAAIGFTPHDRPRSLRRPQIAALHSIVGYQSSGLPEPGIVVMPTGTGKTETMLAWLIAQRPTKVLVIVPSTALRDQIASKFETLGILQQEAIVSPQALRPVVGRLEKRVADVDDARALVAACNVVVATPQAIHANDGPVRDAFYEGFTHLLVDEAHHAPATTWTEIIREFAGRPTLLFTATPYRRDGRTLPGRVIFRFPLREAQRENYFSRIDFTAVLDLDDDDESLARAALERLRSDLATGYQHVLLARVATKSRAEEIHALYSRLAGEFEPQVLYDSLPAGRRKQALEAIRAQTSRVIVCVDMLGEGFDLPTLKVGAFHDSHKSLSPMIQLIGRLARTVSPVPIGAASVFVRQDPKQALSPLRFLLREDPDWDKVLSDITERATERADEINAFEASFDGAPADVPVGLLEPKMSAIAYATSATEWDPLAARSVYGESILDDLISTSADSGVAWFVIETIDDLRWGDVPSLRATNYTLVVMHFDRTRSLLYIHGSDTKRKYDDLAAAVLGHDPAPVKGYDTFRVFAKLDRLIPTNIGLLDARDRDKRFSMHVGSDVETALTEAERTHKANTHVAAKAIENGDRVTIAASLSGRFWSMRSAPNLADWCRWCEEQGTKLRDKSVDIHSLFRDMIIPVDVKERPPHPLLALEWPWELYTGNGTASKVSHDGAGVLLTDAEFRVDDHADSGPLKFSIVAPSWEMPYEGEFGATGLHYRPAGTADAEVEDRRGVTTPLSSWLNKHKPTLFLSGDRMITGDDRLLEPRTEVPPYPRAALHHLDWAANGVDIRVESQGAERRADSIQAFMARHLVQTQTFDVLIDDDRSGEAADLVGVRIDHGDLLVTLVHCKYSTSAVPGGRLADLYEVCGQAVRGARWRDNGAIPLLDHLDRRVQAYSRRTGGTAFEVGDRGDLFRIRQQAPQLFPRITTLIVQPGLSIAASTDEQLRLISGAASYVQSVTKGAFEVYGSV; translated from the coding sequence GTGTGGGCGAGGGAACGTCGTATCGGGCAAAACCCCGTACGACAGTTGCTCGTACGCGAGTGCAACAGCGTTGAAGTCGACCAAGGCAATGACGGGTCATGGTCCATCCGCAGCCCATACGGTGCTTGGCCCGCCCGGCGCGGCTCGGCAATCGGTCCGGATGGGCCGCTGACTGCGAACCTCCCGATGCTGGACTCCGGCAGAGGGCCAATCCACTGGCGCGGCAGCCGCGAGCCCTTGCCGCCCGAACAAGTGCTGGCATCCTTCGATGCCGCAATCGGATTCACCCCACACGACCGACCCAGGAGTCTACGACGCCCCCAGATCGCGGCGCTGCACTCCATCGTCGGCTACCAGTCCTCTGGCCTCCCAGAGCCAGGCATAGTGGTTATGCCCACCGGTACGGGGAAGACAGAGACAATGCTGGCGTGGCTGATAGCTCAACGCCCAACGAAGGTCCTGGTCATCGTGCCGTCGACGGCATTGCGTGATCAGATCGCCTCCAAGTTCGAGACATTGGGCATCCTGCAACAGGAGGCGATCGTCAGCCCGCAAGCTCTCCGCCCCGTCGTTGGCAGACTGGAAAAGCGGGTCGCCGATGTGGATGATGCGCGCGCGCTGGTTGCGGCGTGCAATGTCGTGGTCGCCACCCCGCAAGCGATACACGCCAACGACGGCCCGGTCCGTGACGCTTTCTACGAGGGCTTCACGCACCTACTCGTCGACGAGGCACATCACGCTCCCGCAACGACCTGGACCGAAATCATCCGAGAGTTTGCCGGCCGGCCGACCTTGCTGTTCACTGCCACGCCCTACCGCCGCGACGGCCGTACGTTGCCCGGACGGGTAATTTTTCGGTTTCCACTGCGAGAAGCGCAACGAGAAAACTACTTCAGCAGGATCGACTTCACCGCGGTCCTGGATCTCGACGATGACGACGAATCGCTCGCGCGCGCTGCTTTGGAGCGTCTGCGCTCGGACCTTGCCACTGGGTATCAGCACGTCTTGCTCGCGCGGGTCGCCACGAAGTCTAGAGCCGAAGAGATTCACGCCTTGTACAGCCGCTTGGCCGGCGAATTCGAGCCGCAGGTGCTCTATGACTCCCTGCCGGCGGGCCGCCGAAAACAGGCACTGGAGGCGATCCGCGCGCAGACGAGTCGCGTCATCGTGTGCGTGGACATGCTTGGCGAAGGCTTCGATCTCCCAACGCTCAAGGTCGGCGCGTTCCACGACTCTCACAAATCGCTCAGCCCGATGATCCAACTTATTGGGCGTCTCGCGCGCACCGTCTCCCCGGTGCCCATCGGCGCAGCCAGTGTGTTCGTGCGTCAGGACCCGAAACAAGCCCTGTCTCCACTGCGGTTTCTCCTGCGCGAGGACCCCGACTGGGACAAGGTCCTTAGTGACATCACTGAGCGGGCGACGGAACGGGCCGATGAGATAAACGCCTTCGAGGCGTCCTTTGATGGCGCGCCAGCCGACGTCCCGGTCGGTCTTCTCGAACCAAAGATGAGTGCGATCGCCTACGCGACATCAGCGACCGAATGGGACCCACTCGCGGCGCGCAGTGTCTACGGCGAGTCGATCTTGGACGATCTCATCAGCACCAGCGCTGACAGCGGCGTCGCCTGGTTCGTGATCGAGACCATCGACGACCTCCGCTGGGGCGACGTCCCATCGCTGAGGGCCACCAACTACACGCTGGTCGTTATGCATTTCGACCGCACACGCAGCCTGCTCTACATCCACGGATCGGACACCAAGCGCAAATACGACGATCTCGCGGCGGCAGTGCTCGGCCACGACCCAGCACCCGTCAAGGGCTACGACACGTTCCGGGTCTTCGCGAAGCTCGACCGCCTGATCCCCACCAACATCGGTCTGCTCGACGCACGAGACCGCGACAAGCGCTTCTCCATGCACGTCGGCAGCGACGTCGAGACCGCTCTTACCGAAGCAGAACGCACCCACAAGGCCAACACCCACGTGGCGGCCAAGGCGATCGAGAACGGCGACCGGGTCACGATCGCCGCATCCCTATCGGGCCGGTTCTGGTCGATGCGAAGCGCGCCGAACCTCGCCGACTGGTGTCGCTGGTGCGAAGAACAGGGCACCAAACTGCGGGATAAGTCCGTGGACATCCATTCGCTGTTCCGCGACATGATCATCCCGGTCGACGTCAAGGAGCGGCCGCCGCACCCCCTGCTCGCTCTGGAATGGCCCTGGGAGCTATATACCGGCAACGGAACTGCATCCAAAGTCAGCCACGACGGAGCAGGCGTCCTTCTCACCGACGCGGAGTTCAGAGTCGACGACCACGCCGACAGCGGCCCTCTCAAGTTCTCGATCGTCGCGCCGAGCTGGGAGATGCCCTACGAGGGCGAGTTCGGTGCGACCGGACTGCATTACCGCCCGGCCGGCACCGCCGACGCGGAAGTAGAAGACCGTCGCGGTGTGACGACGCCGCTCTCAAGCTGGCTGAACAAGCACAAACCGACCCTGTTCCTCAGCGGCGACCGCATGATCACCGGTGATGATCGACTTCTCGAGCCCCGGACTGAAGTCCCGCCCTACCCGCGTGCCGCGCTTCATCACTTGGACTGGGCGGCCAACGGCGTCGACATTCGAGTCGAGTCACAAGGAGCCGAGCGCCGAGCGGACTCGATCCAAGCCTTCATGGCACGACACCTGGTGCAGACTCAGACCTTCGACGTCCTCATCGATGACGACCGCTCCGGAGAAGCCGCCGATCTGGTCGGGGTCAGGATTGACCACGGAGATCTGCTGGTAACTCTGGTGCACTGCAAGTACTCGACGTCCGCAGTGCCCGGTGGGCGACTGGCTGACCTGTACGAGGTCTGCGGACAGGCCGTACGCGGAGCACGCTGGCGCGACAACGGCGCGATACCACTTTTGGACCACCTTGATAGGCGTGTGCAGGCGTACTCCCGCCGTACCGGAGGAACAGCTTTCGAAGTCGGCGACCGCGGTGACCTCTTCCGGATCAGGCAGCAAGCACCACAACTTTTCCCCCGCATCACCACATTGATCGTGCAGCCGGGGCTCAGCATCGCGGCGTCCACCGACGAGCAACTGAGACTGATCTCCGGTGCCGCCTCATACGTTCAGAGCGTGACCAAAGGCGCCTTCGAGGTCTACGGCTCAGTCTGA
- a CDS encoding trypsin-like peptidase domain-containing protein produces the protein MPDADETSPVVEIFAFSGHQILDVPESSRLHRVVLPVVGVTADGEAKALGTAFCIASSRPCVLVTAWHVVDRFIRENKSGLERGPASIQIVLALGASDDEKDLGRPIPVHRVVHHRGSKVSRGAEWLGPESQSESGFQSDIALLTLPLVQDAAGRDFCPDQIGIGFGLPDPSAWTYAFGYPGMRVRRIVDEQDNNVLDVQRVLRRSAGHVVRSSPNGDPEEPLVGPSFEADLAMPWGMSGGPVLADDQTVCAAVSLALDPESPNGAWKSHAAGLAPALDLPVHNEPGVGPLTLRELVDAGAVLALGDVPPASPQPPDAEVFIFDNL, from the coding sequence GTGCCTGACGCGGACGAAACGAGCCCGGTGGTCGAAATCTTTGCGTTCTCGGGTCACCAAATTCTCGACGTTCCCGAATCGAGCCGGCTGCACCGCGTCGTGCTTCCAGTCGTTGGTGTCACAGCCGACGGGGAAGCGAAGGCGCTCGGTACCGCCTTCTGCATCGCGTCGAGCAGACCCTGCGTCCTTGTGACGGCCTGGCATGTCGTCGACAGGTTCATTCGCGAGAACAAGTCGGGGCTCGAACGCGGACCCGCGTCCATTCAGATCGTCCTCGCACTCGGCGCTAGCGACGACGAGAAGGACCTCGGCCGACCAATCCCTGTCCACCGCGTGGTTCATCATCGGGGTTCAAAGGTCTCGCGCGGAGCCGAATGGCTCGGCCCCGAAAGTCAATCCGAGTCGGGGTTCCAGTCCGACATCGCCCTCCTGACCCTCCCCTTGGTGCAGGACGCCGCCGGTCGCGACTTCTGCCCGGACCAGATAGGCATCGGTTTCGGCCTGCCCGATCCCTCTGCCTGGACGTACGCGTTTGGCTACCCAGGGATGCGCGTCCGGAGAATCGTCGATGAGCAGGACAACAACGTCCTGGACGTCCAGCGGGTACTCAGACGTTCCGCCGGGCACGTTGTGCGCTCATCCCCGAACGGCGATCCCGAGGAGCCTCTGGTTGGCCCCTCGTTCGAAGCTGACCTGGCCATGCCGTGGGGTATGAGTGGAGGCCCGGTGCTCGCCGACGATCAGACGGTCTGTGCCGCGGTTAGTCTCGCGCTCGACCCGGAATCTCCGAATGGGGCGTGGAAGTCGCACGCCGCCGGTCTCGCCCCGGCGCTGGATCTTCCCGTTCATAACGAGCCCGGTGTTGGCCCGCTGACGTTGCGAGAGCTGGTGGACGCGGGGGCGGTCCTCGCGCTCGGCGACGTGCCACCCGCCTCGCCTCAACCTCCCGACGCTGAAGTCTTCATCTTCGACAACCTCTAG
- a CDS encoding DUF4238 domain-containing protein, with protein MPLSGRGLARLVARTTEIRPSRTVLRSRRGLAIAAEAPRKETHPVQVARNHHTVPRLFLKGFAKDGKQLIGRHRDGTTGSISVAKATVIRDFYDPGLTSTLDDSIETWFSREVESDGAEVIDALRKGVLPVSPAVDLASMFIAFQMVRGASFRRSQMEVADIAGRVDYAGRVISKMIETDPQFDPTDAQVAELAAYLGPRAPAKLRTVGPDAMMRNMVREAQRVKVLLPSFHWSLLGSNAGLLVTSDTPVVTRGLQGEFNDGPEVLPDDFEVLVPVSPSRLLVISPVPSLGSFGQLNGDFARDVNERQVRAADDLVMHHPDMAWPTDLVLGAAPPTLPIPHVTIGRSREGEPPSAMSWPKLPDAQIMDAMQLLGGDPPLPAP; from the coding sequence GTGCCGCTCTCAGGACGCGGCCTTGCCCGTTTGGTCGCGCGAACAACTGAGATTCGACCCTCTCGGACAGTATTGAGGTCGAGACGTGGCCTCGCCATTGCGGCGGAAGCGCCGAGGAAAGAGACTCATCCAGTGCAGGTTGCCCGTAATCACCACACCGTTCCGAGGTTGTTCCTCAAGGGATTCGCCAAGGACGGCAAACAGCTGATTGGGCGGCACCGCGACGGAACGACTGGGTCCATCTCGGTTGCGAAGGCCACCGTCATCCGCGACTTCTACGACCCAGGGCTGACTTCGACGCTCGACGACTCGATCGAGACGTGGTTCTCGCGGGAGGTCGAGAGCGACGGCGCTGAGGTCATCGACGCGCTGCGGAAGGGCGTTTTGCCGGTCAGCCCCGCAGTCGACCTCGCATCCATGTTTATCGCCTTCCAGATGGTGCGTGGTGCCTCGTTCCGTCGCAGCCAAATGGAGGTCGCGGACATTGCGGGCCGCGTCGACTACGCGGGACGCGTCATCAGCAAGATGATCGAAACGGACCCGCAGTTCGACCCGACAGATGCTCAGGTAGCAGAGCTGGCTGCGTATCTTGGTCCTCGCGCACCCGCCAAGCTGAGGACTGTCGGTCCGGACGCGATGATGCGGAACATGGTCCGGGAAGCTCAGCGCGTCAAGGTGCTTCTGCCCTCTTTCCACTGGTCTCTTCTGGGTTCGAATGCTGGACTCCTTGTCACAAGCGACACCCCTGTGGTGACGCGCGGCCTACAAGGCGAGTTCAACGACGGACCAGAAGTCCTTCCGGACGACTTCGAGGTGCTCGTTCCCGTCAGCCCGAGCCGGCTCCTCGTGATCAGCCCGGTTCCCTCGTTGGGCTCATTCGGACAGTTGAACGGCGACTTCGCGCGCGACGTGAACGAACGTCAGGTGCGAGCCGCTGACGACCTCGTCATGCACCATCCCGACATGGCGTGGCCGACCGATCTTGTCCTTGGTGCGGCCCCGCCCACCCTGCCAATCCCCCACGTCACCATCGGACGAAGCAGGGAGGGCGAGCCGCCGAGCGCGATGAGCTGGCCGAAACTGCCTGATGCACAGATCATGGACGCGATGCAGTTGCTCGGCGGTGATCCGCCGCTACCAGCACCCTGA
- a CDS encoding NERD domain-containing protein: MDANSPRWHEISPSPFSHERDGLARLREMLPDAAPFHAWTNFEFRDGQGKWHEIDALVLGERRLHLVELKHYQGDIGGNAYVWQRGRQSEDSPIRRTRSNAQRLSSLIKSALRDLAPNLDPRELPWVQETQVRSALPGMAERQGQAATRLADRDPCRGGARIRILGLVAGR, translated from the coding sequence ATGGACGCCAATAGCCCCCGCTGGCACGAGATCTCTCCGTCCCCGTTCTCCCACGAGCGGGACGGGCTTGCTCGGCTGCGCGAGATGCTCCCGGATGCCGCACCGTTTCATGCCTGGACGAACTTCGAATTCCGCGATGGTCAGGGCAAATGGCACGAAATCGATGCTCTGGTTCTCGGCGAGCGACGCCTACATCTGGTCGAGCTCAAGCACTACCAGGGAGATATCGGCGGCAACGCCTACGTCTGGCAGCGGGGGCGGCAGAGTGAGGACTCGCCAATACGTCGCACTCGGAGCAACGCTCAGCGACTCTCCAGCCTGATCAAGTCCGCTCTTCGCGACCTGGCACCGAACTTGGACCCGCGCGAGCTCCCCTGGGTCCAGGAGACGCAAGTGCGGTCCGCGCTTCCGGGGATGGCTGAGCGGCAGGGTCAAGCCGCCACACGCCTCGCCGATCGGGACCCTTGTAGGGGCGGAGCGAGGATACGAATCCTCGGGCTCGTCGCAGGCCGATGA